Below is a window of candidate division KSB1 bacterium DNA.
TAAATCTCCTGCCAAAGTCCAACCCCGAAATCGATGGCTACGATATTGCCGGAATGAGTATCCCGGCTCTAAATGTTGGGGGAGATTATTACGATTTTATCCGTTTGGATGACCATCGGCTGGCAATCGGTCTCGGAGATGTGAGTGGCAAGGGACTCGCGGCTTCCCTGGTGATGTCAAACCTGCAGGCAACCATTCGAGGGCACACATTTTTTGATGCAAATGCAGATGGCTGTCTGGAAAAAGCAAATAACCTTTTATTCCACAGTACTGATGCAAGAACATTTGTTTCTCTTTTTTATGGAATTCTGGATACCCAAAAAAACACCCTGTGCTATGCCAACGCCGGACATGATATACCGCTCATTTTCTCTGCGGCAAAAAAACCGAATCAACTGAAAACCCGGGGAATTGCCCTGGGCCTGAAAGAGAATGTCTCTTATATGAAAGAAGAGAGAGCTATTCATCCGAACGACCTGGTTTTAATTTATTCAGACGGAATTACTGAAGCCATGAATGAGCGGCAGGAAGAATTTGGTGACGAAAAGCTCCAGGAAATTGTCCAACATAATAGCGGCGATTCTGCCCGCGAGTTAATTGACAAGATCATTGCTGCGGCCAATTTACACTTCGGTAATGCCTCGCAGAATGACGACATGACAATAATTATCATAAAGCGAAAGCCCTGAAGGTTGAGTATCATTGACTGGATTCAATAAGGAAGTTAATGTGTAGCATCAAGACGGAAAATCATTGCTAAAATGGCGGCAGATCATGAGTACGAAAATATCTAAACTAAGGCGGTTTCTCACAATCTCTTCGTTTGCAGGCACCGTGATTATTGTTGGACTGGCACCCACATTGCACGCGCAGAATGATGGCATCGTTGGCTTATGGGAAGGCCGCAAAGTTGACGGCCGGTTCAACACGACCGAACCGTGGGGTCCGTTTCTCATCGAGAAGGAGTCCGACGGTACGCTGAAGGCGACTTTCCTGGGCAGCCGTTTGGGACAAAGGGATTCGCCAATGTACAACGTTACGTTAAAGAACGGCAAATTCAAGCTCCAGATGAATCGCTGGGGCGGCGCTGCACTCGAGGCGACATTTTCGCCTGAAAAAGGCATTGTCGGCACGCTTCGGCATCATGGCATGACCGAGAAGCTGACGCTTCAAAAAATTCCTGACCGAACGGACGACGATATTCTGGCGTTGCTCAATTCCGGCAAGATTGCAGACAATCCGCCCTATCAAAGCGAGTTCATGAGCTTGCTTATTAATAAAGGTCCCGAGGCGGCTCTGACTATATATAAGGCTGTCAACGAAAAGAAGCCGGGTCACCAGCTTTGGGGCCCTGGCGCTGTCAATAGCTACGGCTATGAGCTTTTTAACAAGAAGAAAACCGCTGAGGCAGTTGCAGTTCTCAAACTAAACACGCTGGCGTACGCCGACGACCCGAATTCGTTCGACAGTCTGGGCGAAGGTTACCTGCGCAATGGGGATCGTGAATTGGCGATCAAAGCTTTGAAGAAATCACTATCGATGAATCCACCACAGAACGTGCGGCAGAATTCAATAAAGCTGCTAAAAGAATTGGGCATTGATTATGAAGACAAAGCCATGAACTAAAAGGATTCCTTATGTTTATCAAACAATTTTTGACTGGCGGAGACCGGAATTTCGGTTATCTTATTGCCGACGAGTCCGCGAATTCTGCCGCCATCATTGACCCCTCCTATTCGCCAACAGTCATTGCAGATTTTGCGAATGAGAAGGGGTATAACATCGAGTATGTGTTTAACACGCACGGTGACTCGGATCACACCAACGGCAACGATGAAATCCTCGCGCTGACCGGAGTCCAGGCAGTCCTGTTTGGAGATAAAGAGCCAAAGACGGGAATAACTGTCTCGGACGGTGCCAAATTTCCTTTGGGCAATCTCACCATTCAAATTATTCACACACCTGGACATACAGATGACTCTGTCTGTTTATATGCAGGCGATGCTGTCTTTACAGGTGATACCCTGTTCATCGGCAAGATTGGTGGGACTGATTTTGGCGATAATGCCCGCCAACAATACGATTCTCTCCATAAGAAGCTCCTCATCTTACCGGATTCAACACGCGTCT
It encodes the following:
- a CDS encoding MBL fold metallo-hydrolase; translated protein: MFIKQFLTGGDRNFGYLIADESANSAAIIDPSYSPTVIADFANEKGYNIEYVFNTHGDSDHTNGNDEILALTGVQAVLFGDKEPKTGITVSDGAKFPLGNLTIQIIHTPGHTDDSVCLYAGDAVFTGDTLFIGKIGGTDFGDNARQQYDSLHKKLLILPDSTRVFPGHNVGVAPESTILHERETNPFLLQPDVEAFIDLKRNWLEYKKTHGIA